ttgagttttataaCTTGAGATATAATTTTTCTTATAACTGTgatgcgggtagctagaaagatgtgaatgtagaaacaaatgatttgaagttcttaatttgataaattatgttcggtaacccctcaagctcgactccggcgatggtctcaggcatgggggcgttacagggtacttattcttgatggtcAACTTATCCAGttgccggtagtcgatacacatagGCATGGAGCTatccttcttttttacaaacaaaactggtgctccCTAGAGAGACACACTAGGACGGATGAACCCATGATCTAATAACTCTTAAATCTGAGTCTTGAGCTCCACAagttccttcggtgccattctatacggggcGATGGACATCGGAGCTGTACCAGGAAGgagctcaattccaaactcaacttcacggctCGGAGGTAACTCAAGTAGCTATTCAGGAAAAATGTCCGGAAAGTCTTTAACTATCCTAATATCCTTAACCgaaaaatccctaaaatctaAAACACTGATGTGGACTAGATATGCCTCAcatcccttacgaaccaacttttcggcccttaatgcagaaatcacatttgataaGTAGTTTCGATGTTTCCAAATTAAGACTACCTCGCTGTCCTCCACAGTTCTCAGTACAACCTTTTTCATGGCACAATCTAAGCTCACTCGGTGTTTAACCCACCAGTCTATTCCTAGTATCagatcaaattctccaaaaggcaATTCCATCAAATCAGCCAGGAAGATAGCCCATTGACCCTCCAAAAGAACGTCTCTAAACAACTTATTTACCCTTACCAATTGTCCTAGTAGACTCAGTACAGTGACCTCACTCGTAGCGCTCTCAACCAGTATACCCAAGTTTTCTGATACGGTACAGGCTATATAGGAgtgagtagatcctatatctatcagtgcagtaTATGGTACATTATAAATGAAGAACGTACCCGTGATGACGTCTGGAACATCTCCCTTCTCTCGGTGACATGTAGCATAAACTAGAGCTGGCTGCCTCGCTTCAGTATGACTAGCACCTCTGCTCAGCGCTCTCTGACCATGGCCCAACCCGTTATCACCTCTaacctgaccacggcctctcggtggctgctgaactactcTCAGTGGTGGTGCAGTATCCATGCCAAAAGCTTACATCTGATCGGACCTCCGCGGATACTCTCTAATACAGTGCTCTAATGAACCGCACCTCAAACAAGCCCCAGTTCTTTTCcaacactcgccctgatggcgtctACCATAGTCAGTACATGACGGCTATTCAGTAGCAGCAATATGAGTCCCAACTCTGATCGGCCCATccactctggcctttttcttaggcctctaaaCGGAACTCGAAGGCGTTGATTATCTCTTATTCCTACCTCTCTATATGTTCTGGCGCTTAGCACGCTTCACTTCTTTGGCGATTTTCACTTtatctaccaatgcagcaaagtctcactccctctgtggagctatgagAACCCTCAGATTATCCCTAAGGCCTCCTTGAAGCAAACAAATTGCTCGCATTCAGTCGCCACCATTCCTTGCACATAGCGGCTCAGTCGTAGGAATTCAGCCTCGTACTCGGCCACTGATCTATCCCCGTAAGTTAGATTCAGAAACTCTCTTCTACGGGaatccacataactagcacctATATACTTCCCCTTGAAAGCGGTCTTAAAGAGCTCTCAGGTTAGTCGATCGGGCTGAATGCCCTCCTTAACCATCAGCCACCATTGGTAAGCCTCCTCTCTCAGCAGTGACATTGCACCCTTTTTTTTCTGCTCAGAGGTGCAGTCCAAATCGTCCATAATCTTTTCTGTGGCCTCGATCTAGTACCTAGCCATGTTAGGGGTAACTCTAGCAATAGCCCTAAAAATCTCAACTCCATTAGACTGGAGTTGTTTTGTAACCGACCCTCAGCCTTCAGCTCCAGTATTGGGCCCAACGACTCTCTCCAAAATTcgtaacatagcttgggacaatgcgtcgtccccagccgcACGATCATGAGACTCAAATCCAGTCTCAGTCATCGGTGAAATAGGCGTCTCACTAGTATCCAGATTAGGCAGGTTACCAGAAGATGAAGACCCAGCTAGggcccctctacggcctctacgaCGACCTCTTGTACCCCGTCCGCaggtacctctggtgctcattgtCTAATTGTGCTTTatctgtattaatagttttatgtaTCAATTTATAGTTTTAGTATtttattaacaaataaaataccCCTAACGCTTCAACTCGATTTTCTCATGTAGTAGCACGAATAAGGTCTCGATCACACACAATTTGCTGCTGCCAACAAAACATAATCACTAACGGAAAGACAAGAAACAAAAAGAAACGATTTTGCACCAAGTAACGACTACCCCAAACCatcgtacttaccccttacttaCCAACGTATGAGCAGCAAAGAAGGAATGCACTCCTCGACTTGAACGATCGAAAAGGATGCACAAATATGAGAAAAATTCAAAGGGCAAAACGGCAGCACAAGGAAAAGATAGACAAAAAAAAATAGTAGGGATAAAGAGAAACAAATCGACAGAGAGAGCAAAGGAGACGAGTGCGGcagaaaaattgaaaaaatgtcAGAAAACTGAGAGAGTGAAGCCGAACTTGAAACTACAATTTGGATGTACTCAAACTCCTCACTCTTTAATTTTCTCACCAAATCCCTTAATCCACTCAAACTCTTCAGTATTTTGGTTAAACTACGACACCCACACGGCACAAGtagaaaaataaaacactccatTGCGCCTACCAGGACTCAAACTCAAGACCACCAACAATTTGCCACtctacttaaccaccagaccagcaggtcCATTCTGacatattttatcaatatttatttttaagccTACTGGCTAGAGATAGGGGTTTattcaattaaaaacaaaaatttggcccaagctaaggcttgaacacaagacttctcagacacttcccagaacacttaaccactaaagcagatacacaattgtgtcacaaACATATGAAAAAATATATAAGGGATTTTTTTAGGGCGTTATAGAATAAACATAACCAATAcacaaacaaatatatatattcatcatTTTACTTTATTACCAAGAAAATTTGACCACTTTTtatacttccaaaatgagttaACTATAAAGCCGGTTATacatcatacttacaatttctcATTGCCGAATCATATAACCAACATCTCAAACATATTTACCATGAAATATACTTCCAAAATAAGTGTAAGACATGACCAATTACACACAAGCATTAACATCAtgttcaagccattttcgcatggctatatatgTACACAATTTCAAAACCTATTATAttaaaaactagcctatacatgccatataccataaattCAAGCTTTCAAAGTACCGAAATAgcaatcgatagtgtgacgatgttccAAGATGATACCCGAGCTTGTAgctagcttccaaaatctataaaacatcgagtaaacacacaaagtaagcttgaaaagcttagtaagccataaacaaataaatcatcaaaagaacatttacatttttattcTAGTTGGCCAGATATAACCAATATCACATACATGTATAATCACCTTTTATCATGTAAAATTCATATTACCACATCAAGTACTATACTTACCTTAATCTTTCATGAACATATAAACTTCACACTTACCTGAATCATGTAgctcaatttcacattcaatcTCGACTCAACATTGCCCattgtgtaacacctctaacccgtatccgtcgacGGAAAggagttacgaggtattaccaaacgaATTACAACTTTCGGACAttcatggatatatatatatagaaattaaTTATCTTAATACATCACATTTGAATAAATACTAAATCAAACTAAATTTTACAGGTTACacataaattaaataacattCCACCATAATCGTTATTAAAAGGCCGAATATAAGCATAAGGATTAAAACATCTCATTACACATTATTTAAGACCATACATACATGCAACCTTATTATAAGTTTTATCTCAACCAACTTACTCATTAAAAACCtaagttactattcatatggtcatttATTAAAACtatagtcgaatatatatataacatgcaaAATACATATGCTTTATTTGATGTCAACTTCATTATACTCTCACTTTACATGCATAAAACATTTCCAAGGACTAAAccaaataatcacatatattattatcagTTATCAAGCAAAGTAACAGTAGTCATGCTCCAAAACTAATTCAACATTCACATATTCggctaaatatgtatatatatgtatccatatattcaaaacaatccacTTTTAATATCAAATACATGTTATCCCGATTGTCTAACATCCACCAAAAACTAATTCACCTTATTGCCGAATCAAAACATGTTTGTTTCAGATGCTATTCACACACCTAAAGTCATATTTAAAATCAATGATCAAAGCCATATATATATTATCCTTACCTACttcatcacataaccaaataTCAATACTTAAAATCATAGCCATTTACCTAAAATATATCATTTATATATCAAGCATATCATTCAACAAAATATCTaaccacaatttcacatcaaaCCAATTATATCAATCACATATACTTTGGCATAACTTTATCAACATTAACAATATTTTTACCATGGTTCACATATAAACACATGTAATAGCCACAACTTCAAAACCACAATCAAACATGTCCATAGCATATTCAAAACTTAAAACCAAACTTATCGtgaataaacaagccattttcgcatggcttatatacctacaaaccaaaatccaacatttaaaAAGtatattctagcctatacatagcCATAGTTTAAGTTCAACTATAAAAATACCGAAgctgtggatagtgtgatgaaattcgctgacgatccccgagcttgtaacttgaatccaaaatctataaaacaaggtAAAACGaaaatacacagagtaagctaacttagcttagtaagccttaagcaaattaaacaattaatgcataatatcatctcaaTACTACATCatttcaatcaaataattcaacTTATACATTtgtaatcacatttaatttcaagcttttaattccatacatatataacatataatttcATTGAACAATTCCTCCTTCACCGAATGctcatataattaaaataattaattatcacCCAACCTTTAAAATCAAGCTGTCAATATATAACTAAATGTACATACACTCATATACACAAACTCAAAAATCATAACATAACATCACGTACATGAACTatccatatggccgaatatacatggtcttgtatacacatattcaaaGACCAAGtccataatattcatatcattcGATCATAAGACTAAATACACATACcataatcacatatatatttcatttgCATCAGACATGATTTGTAACAAATAATCAAGTTACTTACTTACTTTATTTTAAGTAGgtaacaagttaattcatacttggccatttagctcgtttaacgtaTTCAAATACCACATTAGCATgaagtcttttaggcataaatttataagtaatcaccggcataaagcctgctaggcataagcctgtattttacaccggcacaaagcctactAAACTCAAGGTTTGATTTtatacaccggcaataagcctgctaggcataaagccctatttaattcaccagcacaaggcttgctaggctcaaagcccaaatatcactatTAAAAAGTTATCTCataaacaatttatatatatataaatttccaAATAAGCCATATAGTTCATATAGAATTTCAGATGTTATAACTCAGTCAAATTAGCTCAAAtgcattatttccatgcttaatcatattcggcTAACTTTACTATAAATCTATAAATTCCAAATCAGCATATTAACTCATACATAATCGGAATTaacaatatctatttgcttatagacttacctcggacgatgaaaatcggtacggatcgactagtcgacaactttatttttcccccgatctaaatccgattttctcttttcttaatctaaattaatataaattaaacttattaaatcaaattttcaaccaaattcatccaaaaacacacaaatagagaaattacacttttacccctgacatttcacatttttcacaatttagtccatattgcataaaacacaaaatatgcacaatctcacaacaacatagttaggccgaatattccttatactcatactagtctatatatttcatttatttcacattttaggccctcaatttattatttttacaatttaatcctaattactctaaatcatcaaaaactccaatacaaaacatattaatctaaaacatatctttaatatttcatatcaaacatcacaaaacacaaatattcatcaatggcacaactcaaaacattcattaaaatcagaaattctagcataggccggatagtattcgaagcaacgatctaaaaaacgtaaaaattatcaaaaatcgaacacaaAATATACCTAAATCACTTTATGCAAGTgccaaaactaaggaagcttcaatggctttctttttCTCATCAATATTCGGGCAAAAGATCaatttgcatggccattttatgttttgtttttattaattatatttcattatacCATTTACCTTTTTAtcctttataataatacataatttcatttatgCCAAAACACCAATCTCCAATATAATAGAATAatggtttaattaataaataGGGACTTCTATTTTAGTAGAACATAACAAATAAACACTTGAACAAAACTTTtccattttacacgatttagtccttttactaaaTCGagtactcaaacgataaaatttttcatacgaaaatttcacaaatatcaattcacatattttagacacggaaaataatactaaatttttttttgactcaaatctgtggtctcaaaaccaccgttctgactcgggtttaaatcgggctgttacacgttGAATCATTTGGAATCATAAAGGATACACGGAAATCATAAAAGCTCGTATAATGCCATAtcctggatatggtcttacatgttttcACATATCGATGTCTCTGTCCTAGATAGGATCTTACATGAatcatatacaatgccaatgtcccaaacatggtcttgcacgaaatcacatctcaaaaatcctaatgtcatgacatatgtatcgtaACTATTCTTATGGTTTGTACGaggctttcggacatcgtaatTCAATCAATTCAAGCTCGAAACAAATCTTACCATGCTCAATTCAATTCGgtacatatatatttaattacaATTCCATTCggcacatataatatatatacatttgaatttaataacatttatttacttatgaacttacctcgtacgaaaacGAATGGACCAGAacaactattcaacaactttcgacttccctcgatccaaatctgatttcttcctttcttgatctaaattaatacaaatttaacttatttaattatatattcattcaatttcatccaaaaacacataaatgggcattttGTATTTtaacccctaacttttcacattttcacaatttagtccctatttcaaaacaacacaaaataatcaaaatttaatttaacccatgtttggccgaatattccttagATCCCTAGAAgcccattaatttcatttatttcacattttgactcctaagttttcaaatttcacaatttaatcctaaaaagcatttttatcaaaaattacttaattaaacataataatctatcaacaaatatttatttttcatcattaaaaaacaaaaacatcaagctatgaTCAATGGAAAATCATTAATatatcaacaaattcaaaaattcaagcatgggctggctagtattcgaagcaacgatcttgaaaacgtaaaaatcatcaaaaaccgagctcaaaacatacctcaatcaagctccCAAGTGTGCCGAACCTTAGAGCCTTcaaatgttttctttttctttgagttTTGGCCAAAAATAAGATGAAGATGCatggttttctttttctttttttcttttttctttatgttttattttattaacatttattaatcatttaccaaattaacatttataatttaattataaaaccataTAATGCATGCCATTATCGTCCATTAACTTTAATAGtggcctaatttcattttaaggacttaacaattaataaaccatagcaaattAGTACTTTAACcaatagaatgccacttttacattttacgcgattaaatcctttttatcaaattaagcatacaaacggtaaaattaaattacaaaattttcacacatatcaattaacatgctgtaaacaaaaaaaataatattaaaataattttacgacatcgaatttgtggttccaaaaccactattttgattttcgtcccgaaaatcttaccagtgagtaggtttgggtattgctctctcatagcatccttggcttcccatgtagcttctttgacctagtgtcgatgccataagactttcactaaagaaattttcttatttctcagttCTTTGACCTCGTGAGCTAATATTTTGATCACTTCTTCATTGTACGTCATATTAGCCTGAATTTCAATCTgagacggagaaatcacatgcgagggatcagatcgatatcgtcgaagcatcgatacatggaaaACGTTTTGAATTTTCTCTAACTCATTCGGTAGagctaactgatatgccactTGACCTATTCTCTTggtgatctcatatggcccgatgaatctcggactcaacttgcctttacaaCCAAATCGATGTATTTTCTTTCATGGAGAAacttttaaaaacattttatccctgatctgaaactcaatatctttccgtttcaagtctgcatacgatttcttaCGATCTGACAttactttcagactttcacgaatcactttcactttttgttcagtcttTTTAATCaggtcaaccccatgaatcttattctcgctaagCTCTATCCAGTACAAGGGTGTTCGGCATTTGCGACaatataaagcttcatatggtgccatttttatactcgattaaaatctgttattatacgcaaattcaatcaatggtaggTATTGTTCCCACGttccttcaaactcaagaatgcaacatcttaataTATCTTTTAGTATCTTAataatctgctcggattgaccatctgtttgtggatgaaaaacagtactaaagtgtaattttgtacctagtgcatcctacaatttcttccaaaatcgcgatgtggaTCTCAGATttctatccgaaacaataaaaataggcactctgtgtaatctcacaacctgagaaatgtacaactcaacaagtttatcaagtgaataatccgtgcGAACCAAAATGAAATGAGTTGACTTCGTTAGTTTATCAACCACTAcctagatcgcatctttcttactcggtgacAGAGgtaaacttgaaacaaaatccattgtgattctgtcccatttccacttgggaatcaTAATCGGATGCAATAACCCAGAttgtacctgatgctcagctttgacttgctgacagattaaacatttcaaaacaaattctaAGATATCAcacttcataccaggccaccagtaAAGATGTTttagatcgttatacattttcgtacttcccggatgagCAGATAATCGATTTctatgagcttcatttaaaatcatctgaatcaactctaaatttctcggaacacatatttgacctttgaatcttaaacaatcattaaCATCAACTCGAAAGTTTGAATTAaaattcaaatcacattgagcctattttgctaacaattcattatcaactttataAGCTTCGCAAATCTGCTGTATAaataacggtctcgctttcaactcagctacaattgaGCTGCCCtggttgaactaacactggagcttcggtcaataaagcttttagctgatcaaaacttttctggcacttgttcgaccactcgaacttaacatctttctgaagtagtctcgCCAACGAAGTTGTagtcattgagaaaccttttacgaatcgtctgtaataactggctagtcccagaaaactttggaTGTTAGATACATTTCTTGAATGCTTCCAATCCAATATtgccgaaatctt
The Gossypium arboreum isolate Shixiya-1 chromosome 10, ASM2569848v2, whole genome shotgun sequence genome window above contains:
- the LOC108487926 gene encoding uncharacterized protein LOC108487926, with protein sequence MDTAPPLRVVQQPPRGRGQVRGDNGLGHGQRALSRGASHTEARQPALVYATCHREKGDVPDVITGTFFIYNVPYTALIDIGSTHSYIACTVSENLGILVESATSEVTVLSLLGQLVRVNKLFRDVLLEGQWAIFLADLMELPFGEFDLILGIDWWVKHRVSLDCAMKKVVLRTVEDSELLELPPSREVEFGIELLPGTAPMSIAPYRMAPKELVELKTQI